Proteins from one Brevibacillus humidisoli genomic window:
- the rplU gene encoding 50S ribosomal protein L21 yields the protein MYAIIETGGKQYKVEEGAVLYIEKLHAGEGESVTFDKVLFVSKDGKVTAGSPTVAGATVTGKVERHGKGAKVIVYKYKAKKNYRRKQGHRQPYSKVVIEKINA from the coding sequence ATGTACGCGATTATCGAAACTGGCGGCAAACAGTACAAAGTAGAAGAAGGCGCTGTGCTCTACATCGAGAAGCTCCATGCAGGAGAAGGAGAAAGCGTGACGTTCGACAAGGTTCTGTTTGTCAGCAAGGATGGCAAAGTAACTGCCGGTTCTCCGACAGTTGCCGGTGCAACTGTTACCGGTAAAGTGGAAAGACACGGCAAAGGCGCGAAAGTGATCGTCTACAAATACAAGGCCAAGAAAAACTATCGTCGGAAACAAGGTCACCGTCAACCGTACAGCAAAGTCGTGATTGAAAAAATCAACGCGTAA
- a CDS encoding Rne/Rng family ribonuclease yields MKQIVIGRTGGQTRIAILEEGKLVELMIESLDQALLGNVYRARVADVVAGMQAAFVDIGIDQNAYLYIDDISLEQIGEERKEQANPKPGIRQLVQRGAQLLVQVSKEGIGSKAPRVTTKISLPGRTLVYLPHGGQVAVSRRIRDERVKERLVNMIGALLGDGEGAILRTTAADASEQQIATELSALRQTWMEALERTKDVKPPHLVHQAADVVLRTVRDQCTVDVDEVVVEDASTYRRIKQDLSAFSPELTDRIRLYQGKQPLFQALGIDVELDKALRRQVWLKNGGFIVLDQTEAMTVIDVNTGKFTGKSAQQLEETVTAANLEAASEIARQIRLRDIAGIIIIDFIDMKAEANRARVLEHLQQQLANDRTSTYVCGFTRLGLLEMTRKRVRPSLGEALTVTCPVCSGRGRVLSAVELARRLEEEVSGLAKSQEAEAVVVQLPALLFEHFLAGEKAEWHRLERELMLKLYLHKTESISPDQYRILYVGSEKEASRWQKEESANP; encoded by the coding sequence AAGCAGATCGTCATAGGAAGAACAGGTGGCCAAACACGCATTGCCATACTGGAAGAAGGAAAATTGGTAGAGCTGATGATCGAATCACTGGATCAGGCGCTGCTCGGCAACGTGTACCGTGCACGTGTTGCCGACGTCGTTGCGGGGATGCAGGCGGCATTTGTCGACATTGGAATCGATCAGAACGCTTACCTGTACATAGATGATATTAGTCTGGAACAGATTGGCGAAGAACGCAAGGAGCAAGCGAACCCCAAGCCGGGGATCCGCCAACTCGTACAACGCGGTGCCCAACTGCTGGTGCAGGTCAGCAAAGAAGGCATTGGCAGCAAAGCCCCGCGTGTGACGACCAAGATCAGCCTTCCTGGCAGAACGCTGGTCTACCTGCCGCATGGCGGCCAGGTAGCTGTATCGCGTCGGATCAGGGATGAACGGGTGAAAGAGCGGTTGGTCAACATGATAGGCGCTCTGCTAGGAGACGGAGAGGGAGCCATCTTGCGTACAACGGCAGCAGATGCATCTGAACAGCAGATCGCGACCGAACTGTCGGCACTTCGGCAGACGTGGATGGAAGCACTGGAGCGTACCAAGGATGTGAAACCGCCTCATTTGGTGCATCAGGCAGCCGATGTCGTCCTTCGAACGGTACGTGACCAATGCACGGTTGATGTGGATGAGGTGGTTGTTGAGGACGCATCAACCTACCGTCGGATCAAACAGGATCTGAGCGCTTTTTCTCCAGAACTTACCGATCGGATCCGACTGTACCAAGGGAAGCAGCCGCTGTTTCAGGCGTTGGGGATCGATGTGGAACTGGATAAGGCACTGCGCCGCCAGGTCTGGCTGAAAAACGGTGGTTTTATCGTCCTTGACCAAACCGAGGCGATGACGGTGATTGACGTCAATACCGGCAAGTTTACCGGCAAAAGTGCACAGCAGCTGGAGGAGACAGTTACGGCAGCCAACCTAGAAGCAGCGTCGGAAATCGCTCGTCAAATCCGCTTGCGCGATATTGCCGGAATCATTATTATTGATTTTATCGATATGAAGGCGGAAGCCAACCGTGCACGGGTGCTGGAACATCTGCAGCAACAGTTGGCCAATGACCGAACCTCCACTTATGTCTGCGGCTTTACCCGGCTTGGATTGCTGGAGATGACTCGTAAACGAGTGCGGCCCAGCCTTGGCGAGGCCCTTACGGTGACTTGTCCCGTCTGCAGCGGCAGAGGACGTGTGCTGTCTGCAGTTGAACTGGCCAGACGGCTGGAGGAAGAAGTGAGCGGTCTTGCCAAAAGTCAGGAAGCTGAAGCAGTTGTGGTTCAACTGCCCGCCTTGCTGTTCGAACATTTTCTGGCAGGAGAGAAGGCGGAATGGCACCGCTTAGAGCGGGAACTGATGCTGAAGCTGTACCTGCACAAAACAGAATCGATCTCTCCTGATCAATACCGGATCCTCTACGTCGGCAGTGAGAAAGAGGCCAGTCGTTGGCAGAAAGAGGAATCGGCAAATCCTTGA